In one window of Agromyces badenianii DNA:
- a CDS encoding DUF2993 domain-containing protein, giving the protein MPEHEASEAPKSPADAQPTEVIPPVADRTASSTRRPLRRAAQIWIVIVAVLLALVALAVVADVVARNVAEQQVAEAIEANLPDGVEGDVEVTIGGFSAIAQYLTGTMQRVELDAPQLSVDGAPIDVSVVAEGLPVDFESPVQSLRATIAADETSVNQLVAVAGVETGFTLGDGTVGYEGELSMLGLPISYQVTATPTAAGDSVLLEPAGVEVAAGGASIDVSGVIDRLLGGEPLAVCVADRLPEGVQLDSISVTPGTAVVGLDADGLTLDAASLEQTGSCR; this is encoded by the coding sequence ATGCCCGAGCACGAGGCGAGCGAAGCTCCGAAATCGCCAGCGGACGCGCAGCCGACCGAGGTGATCCCACCGGTCGCGGATCGCACCGCTTCGTCGACGCGCCGGCCGCTCCGCCGCGCCGCTCAGATCTGGATCGTCATCGTCGCGGTGCTCCTCGCGCTCGTCGCCCTCGCCGTCGTGGCCGATGTCGTCGCCCGCAACGTCGCCGAGCAGCAAGTGGCCGAGGCGATCGAGGCGAACCTGCCCGACGGCGTCGAGGGCGACGTCGAAGTGACGATCGGCGGGTTCTCGGCGATCGCGCAATACCTGACCGGCACGATGCAGCGGGTCGAACTCGACGCCCCGCAGCTCAGCGTCGACGGGGCGCCGATCGACGTCTCGGTCGTCGCCGAGGGGCTGCCGGTCGACTTCGAGTCGCCGGTGCAGAGCCTGAGGGCGACGATCGCGGCCGACGAGACGTCGGTCAACCAGCTGGTCGCGGTGGCCGGCGTCGAGACGGGGTTCACGCTCGGCGACGGCACGGTCGGCTACGAGGGGGAGCTGTCGATGCTGGGCCTGCCGATCTCGTACCAGGTCACGGCCACTCCGACGGCCGCCGGCGACTCGGTGCTCCTCGAACCGGCCGGCGTCGAGGTCGCGGCCGGCGGTGCGTCGATCGACGTCTCGGGGGTCATCGACCGGCTGCTCGGCGGCGAGCCGCTCGCGGTGTGCGTGGCCGACCGGCTGCCTGAGGGCGTGCAGCTCGACTCGATCTCCGTGACTCCGGGAACGGCCGTCGTCGGGCTCGACGCCGATGGCCTCACGCTCGACGCCGCGAGCCTCGAGCAGACGGGGAGTTGCCGGTAG